One part of the Sander vitreus isolate 19-12246 chromosome 10, sanVit1, whole genome shotgun sequence genome encodes these proteins:
- the mospd1 gene encoding motile sperm domain-containing protein 1: MQQQHRQPELVEGSLPVFVFPTELIFYADEQTSHKQVLTLYNPYEFALKFKVLCTAPNKYTVVDATGAVKPQCCVDIVIRHRDVRACHYGVYDKFRLQVSEQSQRKALGRKEVTATLRPSASQEPPSPRPQDEERKVKEQFADSEFFEQTAFQTVSRPVAGGPSLLTVLLGLVCMAALMLPTLGEQESTVPVYLHLSVNKKLVAAYVLGLLTMVILRT, from the exons atgcagcagcagcatcgaCAGCCTGAGCTGGTGGAAGGAAGCCTTCCTGTGTTCGTGTTCCCCACTGAGCTCATCTTCTACGCAGATGAGCAGACGTCTCACAAGCAGGTGCTCACCCTCTACAACCCCTATGAGTTCGCCCTCAAATTTAAAG tGCTGTGCACAGCGCCAAACAAGTACACTGTGGTGGATGCCACCGGAGCTGTCAAGCCACAGTGTTGTGTTGACAT AGTGATCCGACACAGAGATGTGCGTGCATGCCATTATGGGGTGTACGACAAGTTCCGACTGCAGGTGTCTGAGCAGAGTCAGCGGAAAGCTCTGGGTCGCAAAGAGGTGACGGCCACGCTCCGTCCATCAGCCTCACAGGAGCCGCCCAGCCCCCGGCCCCAAGATGAGGAACGCAAAGTCAAAGAGCAGTTTGCAGACAGCGAGTTTTTCGAGCAGACTGCATTTCAGACAG TGAGCCGTCCTGTTGCTGGAGGCCCCAGTCTGCTGACGGTGCTGCTTGGGCTGGTGTGTATGGCCGCCCTGATGCTCCCGACCCTGGGGGAGCAAGAATCTACTGTGCCTGTCTACCTCCACTTAAGTGTTAACAAGAAACTTGTAGCTGCTTATGTTCTTG GTCTTCTTACGATGGTCATCTTACGCACATGA